A genomic region of Barnesiella viscericola DSM 18177 contains the following coding sequences:
- a CDS encoding leucine-rich repeat domain-containing protein, which produces MLHHPLSRCIIAVAALLLLAVTACSRQEEEPGNDLPVSVTEPGTLDEIITPDRRPFITELTIAGSLDRTDIAYIGQMPELRYLDLSAVSLPDNFLPENAFANHEALEEVLLPSTLDSIGSSAFRWCEELQTVQLPRHLIVIGSYAFAGCKNLHDIDPPASLLRIDKQAFSGCISLHEITLPSGLSRIADGTFSQCRSLASIAIPSTVRSIGYQAFAGCDRLQAIHIPSTVKKVGISAFQDCIELTEIDWPTSLTEIDYYTFAGCKSLTTITLHSQLTAIADHAFDGCKSLTEIHSKNSTPPQIEAETFRNVNHLACRVFVPSERAQKSYRAASYWSDFLIYVE; this is translated from the coding sequence ATGCTGCACCACCCGCTTTCCCGTTGCATCATCGCCGTCGCAGCCTTGCTGCTTCTGGCGGTAACGGCCTGCTCGCGCCAAGAGGAGGAACCAGGCAACGACTTGCCGGTATCGGTTACCGAGCCGGGAACACTCGACGAGATCATCACCCCCGACCGCCGTCCCTTCATCACCGAACTCACCATCGCAGGGTCTCTCGATCGTACCGACATCGCCTACATCGGGCAAATGCCCGAGTTACGCTACCTCGATTTAAGTGCCGTGTCGCTACCCGACAATTTTCTACCCGAGAATGCCTTTGCCAACCACGAGGCGCTCGAAGAGGTTCTGCTCCCCTCGACGCTCGACTCCATCGGCTCCTCGGCATTCCGGTGGTGCGAAGAGCTGCAAACAGTACAATTGCCCCGTCACCTCATTGTCATCGGCTCCTATGCTTTTGCCGGGTGCAAAAATCTGCACGACATCGACCCGCCCGCTTCGCTGCTACGCATCGACAAACAGGCCTTTTCGGGTTGCATCAGCCTGCACGAAATAACACTCCCTTCGGGTCTCTCCCGCATAGCCGACGGCACCTTCTCGCAATGCCGCTCGCTGGCTTCAATCGCAATACCTTCGACCGTAAGGTCCATCGGATACCAGGCGTTTGCCGGGTGTGACCGGTTGCAGGCCATACACATACCCTCGACCGTAAAAAAGGTGGGGATCAGTGCCTTTCAAGACTGCATCGAACTGACCGAAATCGACTGGCCCACCTCCTTGACCGAAATCGACTACTACACCTTTGCAGGCTGCAAAAGCCTCACGACCATCACCCTGCACAGCCAACTGACGGCCATCGCCGACCATGCCTTCGACGGCTGCAAAAGTCTGACCGAGATTCACAGCAAAAACAGCACACCTCCGCAAATCGAGGCCGAGACCTTCCGCAACGTCAACCACTTGGCCTGCCGGGTGTTCGTCCCCTCGGAACGTGCGCAAAAGAGTTACAGGGCCGCCTCCTATTGGAGCGACTTTCTCATTTATGTAGAGTGA
- a CDS encoding glycosyltransferase produces the protein MNTRIAFFHERFPLGGAERVTLDLCEYLLTRGYTIFLFTREYHAEKLPVDSSFNNRVEALVLPDSSDSNSRANARFIAEKARELNIEVLIIQAYVLESIPEIRALNEMLKVVYCNHGMPFWEIRDKIARKKGNVKVSLSKALQYYLIDIHKVYTFKTYYKRFYRAYKKLYDEVDAYVTLCEGYSELIREKLHLKDAHKLFAISNSEKPVRDLVLDKQRVVLFVGRLSYADKRVDRLLDVWHLLKGQTAGWRLIIVGEGVEKKNLEAQARRLELDNVEFAGFSNHPKCYYDMASILCMTSSFEGWGLVLTEAQANGVVPIAFGCSDGVKSILSPSGVNGVVVEPFDLEAYARELLSLMNDDARRKQMQRQVIEKSKSYSPEVVGKEWIALLNQLERQS, from the coding sequence ATGAATACCCGCATTGCCTTTTTTCATGAACGTTTCCCGTTGGGTGGCGCCGAGCGTGTCACACTGGACCTGTGTGAGTATCTGTTGACCAGGGGATATACCATTTTCTTGTTTACCCGGGAGTATCATGCCGAGAAACTGCCGGTCGACTCGTCGTTTAACAATCGTGTCGAGGCTCTTGTCCTGCCTGATTCTTCCGACTCCAACAGCCGTGCCAATGCCCGGTTTATTGCCGAGAAGGCCCGGGAACTGAATATCGAGGTGCTCATTATCCAAGCCTATGTCTTGGAGTCGATTCCCGAGATAAGGGCTCTTAACGAGATGCTGAAAGTCGTCTACTGCAACCACGGTATGCCTTTTTGGGAAATTCGGGACAAGATTGCCCGGAAAAAGGGGAATGTCAAAGTGTCGTTGTCGAAGGCATTACAATATTATCTGATAGACATTCACAAGGTCTATACCTTCAAGACCTATTACAAGCGGTTTTACCGGGCTTATAAGAAACTCTACGACGAGGTCGATGCCTATGTCACGCTTTGCGAGGGTTACTCGGAGTTGATTCGGGAGAAGTTGCATCTGAAAGATGCACACAAGTTGTTTGCCATCAGCAACTCGGAGAAGCCGGTGCGCGACCTCGTACTCGACAAGCAGCGTGTCGTGTTGTTTGTAGGGCGGCTGTCATATGCCGATAAGCGGGTCGACCGGCTGCTCGATGTGTGGCATCTCTTGAAGGGGCAGACCGCCGGGTGGCGGTTGATTATCGTAGGTGAAGGAGTCGAAAAGAAAAACTTGGAGGCGCAGGCCCGCCGGTTGGAACTGGATAATGTCGAGTTTGCCGGGTTCAGTAATCACCCCAAATGCTACTACGATATGGCTTCGATTCTGTGCATGACCTCTTCGTTCGAGGGGTGGGGACTGGTCTTGACCGAGGCGCAGGCCAACGGGGTGGTGCCCATTGCATTCGGTTGTTCCGACGGCGTCAAGTCGATACTCTCGCCCAGTGGCGTCAACGGCGTGGTGGTAGAACCTTTTGATTTGGAGGCCTATGCCCGGGAGCTCCTGTCGTTGATGAACGATGACGCGCGGCGCAAGCAGATGCAACGGCAGGTAATCGAGAAATCGAAATCCTATTCGCCCGAGGTGGTCGGCAAGGAGTGGATTGCCTTGCTGAATCAACTCGAACGGCAATCGTAA
- a CDS encoding glycosyltransferase family 4 protein: protein MIIIDCEKMKYPNTGLFFFCDMLVRSLINENHGEFDLGFYVPGRYKGRWGESFYYKKKCLLDKIAVVSPAKCQLWHTTFQLAHYVPCNGKVLLTVHDLNFLYEKSDHKQQKYMAKLQKLVDRADRIVAISEFTKDDLIAHTDVGDKRIDVIYNGCNLYRGEICPPAIRPAGDFIFSVATVLPKKNFHVLPCLLQGNDLELIIAGNPSSYVDVILDEARRYGVEERVKIVGPIDESVKHWYFKYCKAFVFPSIAEGFGLPVIEAMAYGKPVFLSRHTCLPEIGGEQAYYFNTDFNRPLMQEEFRQGLDDYYRHEQERAEAIKAHALQFSWAHAARQYLDIYREMTE, encoded by the coding sequence ATGATTATCATCGATTGCGAAAAAATGAAATACCCCAATACCGGGCTGTTCTTCTTCTGCGACATGCTTGTCCGCTCCCTCATCAACGAGAACCACGGAGAGTTCGACTTGGGATTCTACGTACCCGGCCGATACAAAGGCCGGTGGGGGGAATCGTTCTATTACAAGAAGAAATGTTTGCTCGACAAAATCGCAGTCGTGAGCCCTGCCAAATGCCAACTGTGGCACACCACCTTCCAGCTAGCCCACTACGTACCCTGCAACGGGAAAGTGCTCCTCACCGTTCACGACCTGAATTTCCTCTACGAGAAGAGTGACCACAAACAACAGAAATACATGGCCAAGTTGCAAAAACTGGTCGACCGGGCCGACCGAATCGTAGCCATCTCGGAGTTTACCAAAGACGACCTCATCGCCCACACCGACGTAGGCGACAAGAGAATCGACGTGATATACAACGGTTGCAACCTCTACCGGGGCGAGATATGCCCTCCCGCAATCCGTCCCGCCGGCGACTTCATCTTTTCGGTGGCCACCGTCCTGCCCAAAAAGAATTTCCACGTACTCCCCTGCCTGCTACAAGGCAACGATTTGGAACTGATTATCGCCGGTAACCCGTCGTCCTATGTCGATGTCATACTCGACGAAGCCCGCCGGTACGGCGTCGAAGAGCGAGTCAAAATAGTAGGTCCCATCGACGAAAGCGTGAAACACTGGTATTTCAAGTACTGCAAAGCCTTTGTCTTCCCCTCGATAGCCGAAGGGTTCGGATTGCCGGTCATCGAAGCAATGGCCTATGGCAAACCCGTATTTCTGTCGCGTCACACCTGCCTGCCCGAAATCGGAGGCGAACAGGCCTACTATTTCAATACCGATTTCAACCGTCCCCTCATGCAAGAGGAGTTCCGGCAGGGCCTCGACGACTATTACCGCCATGAACAGGAGAGGGCCGAAGCCATCAAGGCCCATGCCCTCCAATTTTCCTGGGCCCACGCCGCCCGACAATACCTCGACATCTACAGGGAGATGACCGAGTAA
- a CDS encoding arylsulfatase, with protein sequence MGMNKNFIGLFIASGLAVNVNLYGQPQEESLPNIVFVLADDMGIGDLGCYGQTKIKTPNIDKLAERGILFTHHYSGSTVSAPSRCCLMTGKHTGHAYVRGNKGMKTADGVFDLALPVEEMTVAELLKSKGYKTMCVGKWGLGGPNTEGSPIRKGFDYFFGYLSQSAAHRYYPEFLYENEEKVMLGGEVYSHFLIMEKGLKFIKENSTSPFFAYFAITPPHADLDYPDLSQYEDSFPETPYINNSNRGFKTQLKPKAAYAAMVSEIDKNVGQIITLLKEEGVWENTIFIFSSDNGVHRVGGHDPDFFDSNGPFRGYKRDLYEGGVRVPFIVNWPAVIKERRVTDNISTFWDFLPTVADIVGVEVPENIDGLSYLPVLQGEDCKARQHEYIYYEFYEQGGKQSILKDGWKLVKLNMANPEKMVQELYNLNSDPGETNNVINLYPDKAEELNELTTKARTPSIHFRWEQKPKKKK encoded by the coding sequence ATGGGTATGAATAAAAATTTTATAGGATTGTTTATCGCTTCGGGTCTGGCTGTAAATGTAAATCTGTACGGGCAGCCTCAGGAGGAATCCCTCCCCAATATCGTTTTTGTTTTAGCCGATGATATGGGAATTGGCGATTTGGGGTGTTATGGACAGACAAAGATAAAAACTCCCAATATAGATAAACTGGCGGAACGCGGAATATTATTTACTCATCATTATAGTGGGTCGACTGTGAGCGCACCATCGCGGTGTTGCTTGATGACGGGAAAACATACAGGGCATGCTTATGTGCGTGGAAATAAAGGTATGAAAACTGCCGATGGTGTTTTTGATTTAGCGTTGCCGGTTGAAGAAATGACCGTAGCTGAACTATTGAAAAGTAAAGGGTATAAAACCATGTGTGTAGGGAAATGGGGCTTGGGAGGTCCGAATACTGAGGGGAGTCCTATTCGAAAGGGGTTTGATTACTTTTTTGGTTATTTGAGTCAGTCTGCGGCTCATCGGTATTATCCGGAGTTTTTGTATGAGAATGAAGAGAAGGTTATGTTAGGCGGAGAAGTTTACAGCCATTTCCTGATTATGGAAAAGGGTCTCAAATTTATAAAGGAGAATAGTACATCTCCGTTTTTTGCTTATTTCGCGATAACTCCACCACATGCCGATCTGGATTATCCCGATCTTAGTCAATACGAAGATTCTTTCCCGGAGACTCCGTATATCAATAATAGTAACAGGGGGTTCAAGACACAGCTAAAACCCAAAGCTGCTTATGCTGCAATGGTTAGTGAAATCGATAAAAATGTGGGGCAGATTATTACTCTATTAAAAGAAGAGGGGGTATGGGAAAATACGATTTTTATATTTTCTTCAGATAATGGAGTGCATCGAGTAGGCGGTCATGACCCTGATTTTTTTGATTCAAATGGACCATTTAGAGGATATAAGAGAGATCTTTATGAAGGAGGAGTCCGAGTACCGTTTATTGTGAACTGGCCGGCTGTGATTAAGGAGCGGCGTGTAACCGATAACATTTCTACATTTTGGGATTTCCTCCCTACTGTAGCCGATATTGTAGGTGTAGAGGTACCGGAGAATATCGATGGCCTATCTTATCTCCCTGTATTGCAAGGTGAGGATTGTAAGGCAAGGCAACATGAGTATATTTATTATGAGTTTTATGAGCAGGGAGGAAAGCAATCCATTCTGAAAGATGGTTGGAAACTGGTCAAGTTGAATATGGCTAACCCTGAAAAGATGGTTCAAGAATTGTATAATCTGAATAGTGACCCCGGGGAAACGAATAATGTAATAAATCTCTATCCGGATAAAGCCGAGGAATTAAATGAACTGACTACTAAGGCTAGAACTCCAAGCATACATTTCAGATGGGAGCAAAAGCCTAAGAAGAAAAAATAA
- a CDS encoding sulfatase family protein produces the protein MDRPNIVWFLVEDLSPHYLSLYNEGKGADTPNVRWLAQNGIIYTNAYSNAPVSSAARTTLITGCYAPRFAGSFHRKLESVPLPDGLRMFPSYLRDKGYYTCNASKTDYNVKLDETAWNEIKGPMDLWRNRPNKDQPFFFQRNNGDTHESCLQFNKETYRTVTPRHSTDSVFLHPTLPDTDLMRYTYATFYDRIEDADKELGSLIDMLRADDVLDNTIIFWFGDNGGSLPGTKGYTDDIGIHVPLVVYVPERWREKLNVKAGSIVKDIVSFMDFGPTVLNLAGVEIPKQMDGKPFLGKSRIEKEDFTVGYGDRFDELYAFNRVLRKGKFRYARNFQPYHSQSLFAFYRYKQLAFREWKDLYRENGLNEIQQSFFKPFEVEELYDLEQDPFEKNNLANNPQYKKILESLRRQLCKYLVEKNDLGFFPETVILEEAMDNPAGWGRENKKRIGRFIDLAQMQIAVPSEDVQDELLSGLRSEDPVERWWALTTCSYWGQRAINLKPEVLPLLDDERSFVRSRALVFLSLTGERFSKSDVMAILDNVRTGSETLLILNDLTYLYESGLIEPFELSGEELKMKCSGVAWRLQYLNSYVRAVDWNDRWEVIYKKK, from the coding sequence ATGGATAGACCCAATATCGTTTGGTTTCTCGTGGAAGATTTATCCCCCCATTATTTATCTTTATATAATGAGGGAAAAGGTGCTGATACCCCTAATGTGAGATGGCTTGCACAGAATGGAATTATCTATACCAATGCATATAGTAATGCTCCTGTGAGTTCGGCCGCACGTACTACATTGATTACAGGCTGTTATGCACCTAGATTTGCAGGAAGTTTTCATCGAAAGTTGGAGAGTGTGCCTTTGCCCGATGGACTGAGAATGTTTCCATCGTATCTCAGGGATAAGGGGTATTATACCTGCAATGCTTCAAAAACCGATTATAATGTAAAATTAGATGAGACTGCATGGAATGAGATAAAGGGACCAATGGATTTGTGGCGAAATAGGCCCAACAAGGATCAACCCTTCTTTTTCCAACGAAACAACGGAGATACCCATGAATCTTGTTTGCAGTTTAACAAGGAAACATATCGGACTGTAACACCTCGACACAGTACAGATTCAGTATTTTTGCACCCGACACTACCTGATACAGATTTGATGCGGTACACATATGCTACCTTTTATGACCGGATTGAAGATGCCGATAAGGAATTGGGTTCTCTTATTGATATGTTGCGGGCTGATGATGTCTTGGACAATACAATTATCTTCTGGTTTGGAGATAATGGAGGTTCTCTTCCCGGGACAAAAGGATATACTGATGATATAGGTATTCATGTGCCGTTGGTTGTGTATGTTCCTGAAAGATGGAGAGAAAAGTTGAACGTGAAGGCAGGATCGATTGTAAAAGACATCGTTTCGTTTATGGATTTTGGTCCTACGGTTCTTAATTTGGCGGGAGTTGAAATTCCGAAACAGATGGATGGAAAACCTTTTTTAGGAAAATCTCGGATTGAAAAGGAGGATTTTACGGTTGGATATGGAGACCGGTTTGATGAACTGTATGCTTTTAACCGGGTATTGAGGAAGGGAAAATTCAGATATGCCCGGAATTTTCAACCCTATCATTCACAATCCCTTTTTGCATTTTATCGATATAAGCAATTGGCATTTAGAGAATGGAAGGATCTGTATCGGGAGAATGGCCTGAATGAAATTCAACAATCTTTTTTCAAGCCCTTTGAGGTTGAAGAGTTGTATGATTTGGAACAGGACCCTTTTGAGAAAAACAATCTTGCCAATAATCCCCAGTATAAGAAGATTTTGGAGAGTTTAAGAAGACAGTTATGTAAGTATCTGGTTGAGAAGAACGACTTGGGCTTTTTCCCGGAAACAGTTATTTTGGAGGAGGCAATGGATAATCCGGCTGGTTGGGGACGGGAAAATAAAAAACGAATAGGCCGTTTTATTGATTTAGCCCAAATGCAGATTGCTGTTCCCTCGGAAGACGTACAAGATGAGTTGCTTAGCGGATTAAGATCGGAGGATCCAGTAGAACGTTGGTGGGCACTTACCACATGTTCCTATTGGGGACAGCGGGCAATAAATCTGAAACCGGAAGTATTGCCTTTGCTTGACGATGAGCGAAGTTTTGTACGGTCCCGGGCATTGGTTTTCTTGTCATTGACAGGTGAAAGGTTCTCAAAATCAGATGTTATGGCGATTCTTGACAATGTGAGAACAGGATCGGAGACCTTGTTGATCTTGAATGATTTGACTTATTTGTACGAGAGTGGACTGATTGAACCTTTTGAACTTTCAGGAGAAGAGTTGAAAATGAAGTGTTCGGGTGTTGCCTGGCGTTTACAATATCTGAATAGTTATGTTAGAGCTGTCGATTGGAATGATCGGTGGGAAGTGATTTACAAAAAAAAGTAA
- a CDS encoding YebC/PmpR family DNA-binding transcriptional regulator, giving the protein MGRAFEYRKARKLKRWGNMARTFTKIGKEISIAVKAGGPDPDANPRLRVLMQNAKAANMPKENVERAIKKASSKDAGDYKEVVYEGYGPFGIAMVIETATDNTTRTVANVRSYFNKAGGSLGTTGSLSFLFDHKCVFHIKPKEGVSLEDLELEMIDYGVDELEADDEEIVLYGEFSENNNIQHHLEEAGYEIISAEFERIPNDVKEVTPEQRASIEKLIERFEEDEDVQNVFHNMKEEDEDEE; this is encoded by the coding sequence ATGGGAAGAGCTTTTGAATATCGTAAAGCCAGAAAATTGAAGCGTTGGGGCAACATGGCCCGTACGTTCACGAAGATTGGTAAGGAAATCTCCATCGCCGTTAAAGCCGGTGGTCCCGATCCCGATGCCAACCCTCGTCTGCGTGTGCTGATGCAGAACGCCAAAGCCGCCAACATGCCCAAGGAGAATGTGGAACGGGCTATCAAGAAGGCATCGTCGAAAGATGCCGGGGATTACAAGGAGGTTGTTTATGAAGGATACGGGCCTTTTGGTATTGCCATGGTTATCGAAACCGCTACCGACAATACCACCCGCACGGTAGCCAATGTGCGCAGCTATTTCAACAAGGCCGGCGGTTCGCTGGGTACGACCGGCAGCCTCTCGTTTCTCTTCGACCACAAGTGTGTGTTCCACATCAAGCCCAAGGAGGGCGTGTCGCTCGAAGATCTCGAACTCGAAATGATTGATTATGGTGTCGACGAATTGGAGGCCGACGATGAGGAAATCGTACTCTATGGCGAGTTCTCGGAGAACAACAACATACAGCACCACCTCGAAGAGGCCGGCTATGAAATCATCAGCGCCGAGTTTGAGCGTATCCCCAACGACGTGAAGGAGGTGACTCCCGAACAACGTGCCTCGATCGAGAAACTCATCGAGCGCTTCGAGGAGGACGAAGATGTGCAGAACGTCTTCCACAACATGAAGGAAGAAGACGAGGACGAAGAGTAA
- the pheT gene encoding phenylalanine--tRNA ligase subunit beta, giving the protein MNISYNWLKDYVNFDLTPEELSAALTSIGLETGGIEEVQTIKGGLNGLVIGKVLTCVDHPNSDHLHITTVDLGEAEPAQIVCGAANVAAGQYVVVATLGTVLYSGDESFTIKKSKIRGVESFGMICAEDEIGIGTSHEGIIVLPEPVKPGTPAKEYYNIKSDYILEVDITPNRIDAASHYGVARDLAAYLAHRGHDGGLHRPSVADFAIDRPDGGIAVEVENHEACIRYSGVTVRNVKVAESPDWLKQRLSAIGLRPINNVVDITNYLLHSTGQPLHCFDLNRITGGKIIVKPAKEGDKFVTLDEVERTLTANDLMICNTEEPMCIAGVFGGLKSGVTDATTDIFLESACFNPTWVRKTARRQGLNTDSSFRFERGVDPNDTLYTLKRAALLVKELAGGEICGDIVDIYPSPVAPFSVTLTYEKIDTLIGKHIPADTVKNILRSLEIEIVSENERELSLRVPTYRVDVQRDVDVIEDLLRIYGYNHVEISDRVHSSLSYKTPTDEAHQFLNLISEQLTGCGFNEIMNNSLTCGAYYDDLQCWPRAHCVTLLNPLSNDLNVMRQTLLFGGLESISHNINRRRANLRFYENGNCYYFNPEAHTDEKILSGYSEEHHFALWLTGNRVEGSWAHPDEKSSVYEMKAYVENIFTRLGIAGDVVAVQTSDEIYSAALTYSNRGGKLLGKMGLVSHKILKRFDIDADVAFAELNWGALMKMAAKHTVLFSDLPKFQAVKRDLALLVDKSVAFADIEKVARESERKLLKEVYLFDVYEGKNLPEGKKSYAVTFMLQDENKTLNDKQIDAIMHKIISNLQQKLEAQLR; this is encoded by the coding sequence ATGAATATTTCGTATAATTGGCTGAAAGATTATGTCAACTTCGACCTCACTCCCGAGGAACTTTCGGCTGCTCTTACCTCTATCGGCCTCGAAACCGGCGGTATCGAGGAGGTACAGACGATAAAAGGCGGCCTCAACGGCCTGGTTATCGGTAAAGTGCTTACCTGTGTTGATCACCCCAACTCGGATCACCTGCATATTACGACCGTCGACTTGGGCGAAGCCGAGCCGGCTCAAATCGTGTGCGGCGCCGCCAATGTGGCTGCCGGACAGTATGTGGTGGTAGCTACGCTGGGTACCGTGCTGTACAGTGGTGACGAGAGCTTTACGATCAAGAAATCGAAAATTCGCGGCGTGGAGTCGTTCGGCATGATTTGTGCCGAGGACGAAATCGGTATCGGTACCTCGCACGAAGGTATCATCGTGTTGCCTGAGCCGGTCAAACCCGGTACTCCTGCCAAAGAGTATTATAATATCAAGAGCGACTACATTCTCGAAGTCGATATTACCCCCAACCGCATCGACGCCGCATCGCACTATGGCGTGGCCCGCGACCTGGCAGCCTATCTGGCTCATCGGGGACACGACGGCGGATTGCATCGTCCGTCGGTGGCCGATTTTGCCATCGACCGTCCCGACGGGGGTATCGCAGTCGAGGTGGAGAACCACGAGGCTTGTATCCGATACAGTGGCGTGACGGTGCGCAACGTGAAGGTGGCCGAGAGTCCCGACTGGCTGAAACAACGCTTGTCGGCTATCGGGCTGCGCCCCATCAACAACGTGGTCGATATTACCAATTACCTGCTTCACAGCACGGGGCAACCGCTCCACTGCTTCGACCTGAACCGTATTACCGGCGGAAAGATTATCGTGAAGCCTGCCAAAGAGGGCGACAAGTTCGTGACACTCGATGAGGTGGAGCGCACTTTGACGGCAAACGACCTGATGATATGCAATACCGAGGAGCCCATGTGTATTGCCGGTGTGTTCGGTGGTTTGAAATCGGGCGTGACCGATGCGACGACCGACATCTTCCTCGAATCGGCCTGCTTCAATCCCACCTGGGTGCGCAAGACGGCCCGTCGGCAGGGGTTGAATACCGACTCCTCCTTCCGTTTCGAGCGGGGTGTCGATCCCAACGACACGCTCTATACCCTCAAACGGGCAGCTCTGCTGGTGAAAGAGTTGGCTGGCGGCGAGATTTGCGGCGACATTGTCGACATCTATCCTTCGCCCGTGGCACCTTTCTCCGTTACCCTGACCTATGAGAAAATCGATACCCTTATCGGCAAGCACATTCCGGCCGATACGGTGAAAAATATCTTGCGCAGCCTCGAAATCGAGATTGTGAGCGAGAATGAGCGGGAACTCTCCCTGCGGGTGCCCACCTATCGCGTCGACGTGCAACGCGATGTCGATGTGATTGAAGACCTGCTGCGCATCTATGGTTACAACCACGTGGAGATTTCGGACCGTGTGCATTCCAGCCTCTCCTATAAGACGCCGACCGACGAGGCTCACCAGTTCCTGAATCTGATTTCGGAGCAACTGACCGGCTGCGGATTCAATGAGATTATGAACAACTCGCTCACCTGCGGTGCCTACTACGATGACCTGCAATGCTGGCCTCGCGCTCATTGCGTGACCCTGCTCAACCCGTTGAGCAACGACTTGAACGTGATGCGTCAGACGCTGCTGTTCGGCGGTTTGGAAAGCATCTCGCACAACATCAACCGCCGTCGTGCCAACCTGCGGTTCTATGAAAACGGCAACTGCTACTATTTCAACCCCGAGGCTCACACCGACGAGAAGATTCTCTCGGGATACAGCGAAGAGCATCACTTTGCTCTGTGGCTCACCGGAAATCGGGTAGAGGGCAGTTGGGCACACCCCGATGAGAAATCGAGCGTCTATGAGATGAAGGCCTATGTCGAGAATATCTTTACCCGCCTGGGTATTGCCGGTGATGTGGTAGCCGTGCAGACCAGTGACGAGATCTATTCGGCAGCCCTCACATACAGCAACCGGGGCGGTAAGCTGCTGGGCAAGATGGGGCTCGTGTCGCACAAGATTCTGAAACGGTTCGATATCGATGCCGATGTGGCTTTTGCCGAGTTGAACTGGGGCGCCTTGATGAAGATGGCCGCCAAGCACACCGTACTTTTCAGCGACCTGCCCAAGTTCCAGGCGGTAAAACGCGACCTGGCCTTGCTGGTCGACAAGTCGGTAGCCTTTGCCGATATCGAGAAGGTGGCCCGCGAAAGCGAGCGCAAGTTGCTCAAAGAGGTCTACCTCTTCGACGTGTATGAGGGTAAGAATCTGCCCGAGGGTAAAAAATCGTATGCCGTTACCTTTATGTTGCAAGACGAGAACAAGACCCTCAACGACAAGCAGATCGATGCCATCATGCACAAGATCATCTCCAACCTGCAACAGAAGTTGGAGGCTCAATTGAGATAA
- a CDS encoding RluA family pseudouridine synthase has product MRQPSDKRPRRRFSDKDIKRFKVEHDDTLLNYLFTLFGDKSRTTVKSYLTHRQVAVNDMPVTQFDTVLHAGDELKINFKAGFSVFKHNRLRLVYEDEYILVIDKGYGLLSMSTDRIKTGTAYSILSDYVKSQNPENKLFIVHRLDRDTSGLMMFAKSKGIQEQMQHNWHNMVLERKYVAVVEGQMEQPEGMVRSYLAENAAFQVYSTDNPEEGQLAITRYKVLSSNKHFSLVELNLATGRKNQIRVHMHDLGHSIAGDRKYGAHGSPLGRVALHAYKLRFAHPVTRKEMNFETPIPPRFLSITASTGPSAVDGK; this is encoded by the coding sequence ATGCGTCAACCTTCCGACAAACGGCCCCGCCGCCGTTTTTCCGACAAAGATATCAAGCGCTTCAAGGTTGAGCACGACGACACGCTGCTCAACTACCTGTTCACGCTGTTCGGCGACAAGAGCCGCACGACGGTCAAGTCGTATCTGACCCATCGTCAGGTGGCGGTGAACGATATGCCCGTGACTCAGTTCGACACGGTGTTGCATGCCGGTGACGAGCTGAAAATCAATTTCAAGGCCGGGTTCAGCGTGTTCAAGCACAATCGTCTGCGGCTGGTCTACGAGGACGAGTATATCTTGGTTATCGACAAGGGCTACGGTCTGCTCTCGATGTCGACCGACCGCATCAAGACGGGTACGGCATACAGCATACTGAGCGATTATGTGAAGTCGCAGAACCCCGAGAACAAGCTCTTTATCGTGCACCGGCTCGACCGCGACACCTCGGGGCTGATGATGTTTGCCAAGAGCAAGGGCATTCAGGAGCAGATGCAGCACAACTGGCACAACATGGTGCTGGAGCGCAAGTATGTGGCCGTAGTCGAGGGGCAGATGGAACAGCCCGAAGGTATGGTGCGCTCCTATCTGGCCGAGAATGCCGCCTTTCAGGTCTACTCGACCGACAATCCCGAGGAGGGGCAGCTGGCCATTACCCGCTACAAGGTGTTGAGCAGCAACAAGCACTTCTCGCTGGTCGAGCTGAATCTGGCCACGGGGCGGAAGAATCAGATCCGGGTCCACATGCACGATCTGGGTCACAGCATAGCCGGCGACCGCAAGTATGGTGCCCACGGCAGCCCGCTGGGACGTGTGGCCCTGCACGCCTACAAGCTGCGTTTCGCCCACCCAGTTACTCGCAAGGAGATGAATTTCGAGACACCCATACCGCCCCGCTTCCTGTCGATTACGGCCAGCACGGGCCCTTCGGCAGTCGACGGGAAATAG